The following coding sequences are from one Kosakonia sp. H02 window:
- the rpmD gene encoding 50S ribosomal protein L30, translating to MAKTIKITQTRSAIGRLPKHKATLLGLGLRRIGHTVEREDTPAVRGMVNAVSFMVKVEE from the coding sequence ATGGCAAAGACTATTAAAATCACTCAAACCCGCAGTGCAATCGGTCGTCTGCCGAAACACAAGGCAACGCTGCTTGGCCTGGGTCTGCGTCGTATTGGTCATACTGTTGAACGTGAGGATACTCCTGCGGTTCGCGGTATGGTCAACGCGGTTTCCTTCATGGTTAAAGTTGAGGAGTAA
- the rpsD gene encoding 30S ribosomal protein S4: MARYLGPKLKLSRREGTDLFLKSGVRAIDTKCKIEQAPGQHGARKPRLSDYGVQLREKQKVRRIYGVLERQFRNYYKEAARLKGNTGENLLALLEGRLDNVVYRMGFGATRAEARQLVSHKAIMVNGRVVNIASYQVSPNDVVSIREKAKKQSRVKAALELAEQREKPTWLEVDAGKMEGTFKRKPERSDLSADINEHLIVELYSK, encoded by the coding sequence ATGGCAAGATATTTGGGTCCTAAGCTCAAGCTGAGCCGTCGTGAGGGCACAGACCTGTTCCTTAAGTCTGGCGTTCGCGCGATCGATACCAAGTGTAAAATTGAACAAGCTCCTGGCCAGCATGGTGCGCGTAAACCGCGTCTGTCTGACTATGGTGTGCAGTTGCGTGAAAAGCAAAAAGTTCGCCGTATCTACGGTGTGCTGGAGCGTCAATTCCGTAACTACTATAAAGAAGCAGCACGTCTGAAAGGCAACACCGGTGAAAACCTGTTGGCTCTGCTGGAAGGTCGTCTGGACAACGTTGTATACCGTATGGGCTTTGGTGCCACTCGTGCAGAAGCACGTCAGCTGGTTAGCCATAAAGCAATCATGGTAAACGGTCGTGTTGTTAACATCGCTTCTTATCAGGTTAGTCCGAATGACGTGGTTAGCATTCGTGAGAAAGCGAAAAAGCAGTCTCGCGTGAAAGCCGCTCTGGAGCTGGCTGAGCAGCGTGAAAAGCCAACCTGGCTGGAAGTTGATGCTGGCAAGATGGAAGGCACGTTCAAGCGTAAGCCGGAGCGTTCTGATCTGTCTGCGGACATTAACGAACACCTGATCGTCGAGCTTTACTCCAAGTAA
- the secY gene encoding preprotein translocase subunit SecY, translating into MAKQPGLDFQSAKGGIGELKRRLLFVIGALIVFRIGSFIPIPGIDAAVLAKLLEQQRGTIIEMFNMFSGGALSRASIFALGIMPYISASIIIQLLTVVHPTLAELKKEGESGRRKISQYTRYGTLVLAIFQSIGIATGLPNMPGMQGLVMNPGFAFYFTAVVSLVTGTMFLMWLGEQITERGIGNGISIIIFAGIVAGLPPAIAHTIEQARQGDLHFLLLLLVAVLVFAVTFFVVFVERGQRRIVVNYAKRQQGRRVYAAQSTHLPLKVNMAGVIPAIFASSIILFPATIASWFGGGTGWNWLTTISLYLQPGQPLYVLLYASAIIFFCFFYTALVFNPRETADNLKKSGAFVPGIRPGEQTAKYIDKVMTRLTLVGALYITFICLIPEFMRDAMKVPFYFGGTSLLIVVVVIMDFMAQVQTLMMSSQYESALKKANLKGYGR; encoded by the coding sequence ATGGCTAAACAACCGGGATTAGATTTTCAAAGTGCCAAGGGTGGAATTGGCGAACTGAAACGCAGACTGCTGTTTGTTATCGGTGCGTTGATTGTGTTCCGTATTGGCTCTTTTATTCCGATCCCTGGTATTGATGCCGCTGTACTTGCCAAACTGCTTGAACAACAGCGTGGCACCATCATTGAAATGTTTAACATGTTCTCTGGTGGTGCTCTCAGCCGTGCTTCTATCTTTGCTCTGGGTATCATGCCGTACATTTCGGCGTCGATTATTATCCAGCTGCTAACGGTCGTTCATCCGACTCTGGCAGAGTTGAAGAAAGAAGGGGAGTCTGGTCGTCGCAAGATCAGCCAGTACACCCGCTACGGTACTCTGGTGTTGGCCATATTTCAGTCGATCGGTATTGCTACCGGTTTACCGAATATGCCTGGTATGCAAGGCCTGGTAATGAACCCGGGCTTTGCATTCTACTTCACCGCTGTTGTGAGTCTGGTTACAGGAACAATGTTCCTGATGTGGCTCGGTGAACAGATTACTGAACGTGGTATCGGTAACGGTATTTCGATCATTATCTTTGCCGGCATTGTGGCGGGACTCCCGCCAGCCATTGCCCATACAATCGAGCAAGCGCGTCAAGGCGACCTGCACTTCCTCCTGTTGCTGTTGGTTGCAGTATTAGTATTCGCAGTGACGTTCTTTGTTGTTTTCGTTGAACGTGGTCAACGCCGTATTGTGGTTAACTACGCTAAACGCCAGCAAGGCCGTCGTGTCTATGCTGCTCAGAGCACACATTTACCGCTGAAAGTGAATATGGCGGGGGTAATCCCGGCAATCTTCGCTTCCAGTATTATTCTGTTCCCGGCAACCATCGCGTCATGGTTCGGGGGCGGTACTGGTTGGAACTGGCTGACAACAATTTCGCTGTATTTGCAGCCTGGGCAACCGCTTTATGTGTTACTCTATGCGTCTGCAATCATCTTCTTCTGTTTCTTCTACACGGCGTTAGTTTTCAACCCGCGTGAAACAGCAGATAACCTGAAGAAGTCCGGTGCATTTGTACCAGGAATTCGTCCGGGAGAACAAACGGCGAAGTATATCGATAAAGTAATGACCCGCCTGACTTTGGTTGGTGCGCTTTATATTACTTTTATCTGCCTGATCCCGGAGTTCATGCGTGATGCGATGAAAGTACCGTTCTACTTCGGTGGGACGTCACTGCTTATCGTTGTTGTCGTGATTATGGACTTTATGGCTCAAGTGCAAACTCTGATGATGTCTAGTCAGTATGAGTCTGCATTGAAGAAGGCGAACCTGAAAGGCTATGGCCGTTAA
- the rpsE gene encoding 30S ribosomal protein S5 — protein sequence MAHIEKQAGELQEKLIAVNRVSKTVKGGRIFSFTALTVVGDGNGRVGFGYGKAREVPAAIQKAMEKARRNMINVALNHGTLQHPVKGTHTGSRVFMQPASEGTGIIAGGAMRAVLEVAGVHNVLAKAYGSTNPINVVRATIDGLENMKSPEMVAAKRGKSVEEILG from the coding sequence TTAACCGCGTATCTAAAACCGTAAAAGGTGGTCGTATTTTCTCCTTCACAGCTCTGACTGTTGTTGGCGATGGTAACGGTCGCGTAGGTTTTGGTTACGGTAAAGCGCGTGAAGTTCCGGCAGCGATCCAGAAAGCGATGGAAAAAGCCCGTCGCAATATGATTAACGTCGCGCTGAACCACGGCACCCTGCAGCACCCTGTTAAGGGTACTCACACTGGGTCTCGTGTATTCATGCAGCCGGCTTCCGAAGGTACCGGTATCATCGCCGGTGGTGCAATGCGCGCCGTTCTGGAAGTCGCTGGGGTTCATAACGTTCTGGCCAAAGCATATGGTTCCACTAACCCGATTAACGTGGTTCGTGCAACTATTGATGGTCTGGAAAATATGAAGTCTCCAGAAATGGTCGCTGCCAAGCGTGGTAAATCCGTTGAAGAAATTCTGGGGTAA
- the rpmJ gene encoding 50S ribosomal protein L36, producing the protein MKVRASVKKLCRNCKIVKRDGVIRVICSAEPKHKQRQG; encoded by the coding sequence ATGAAAGTTCGTGCTTCCGTCAAGAAATTATGCCGTAACTGCAAAATCGTTAAACGTGATGGTGTCATCCGTGTGATTTGCAGTGCCGAGCCGAAACATAAACAGCGCCAAGGCTGA
- the rpsM gene encoding 30S ribosomal protein S13: protein MARIAGINIPDQKHAVIALTSIYGVGKTRSQAILAAAGIAENVKISELSEEQIDTLRDEVAKFVVEGDLRREVSMSIKRLMDLGCYRGLRHRRGLPVRGQRTKTNARTRKGPRKPIKK, encoded by the coding sequence GTGGCCCGTATAGCAGGCATTAACATTCCTGATCAAAAACATGCTGTGATCGCATTAACCTCGATCTACGGTGTCGGCAAAACCCGCTCTCAAGCCATCCTGGCTGCTGCGGGCATCGCTGAGAATGTTAAGATCAGTGAGCTGTCTGAAGAACAAATCGACACGCTGCGTGACGAAGTTGCCAAATTTGTCGTTGAAGGTGATCTGCGCCGTGAAGTTAGCATGAGCATCAAGCGCCTGATGGATCTTGGTTGCTACCGCGGTTTGCGTCATCGTCGTGGTCTCCCGGTTCGCGGTCAGCGTACCAAGACCAACGCACGTACCCGTAAGGGTCCGCGCAAACCGATCAAGAAATAA
- a CDS encoding DUF1992 domain-containing protein, producing the protein MWLLDQWAERHILDAQQKGDFDNLAGCGEPLVLDDDSHIPQELRAGYRLLKNAGCLPPELEYRKEAVELVDLLSSVQRDHPQYNELHRRLSLLELKLRQAGLSTEFLRGDYAAKLLQKINEE; encoded by the coding sequence ATGTGGTTACTCGATCAGTGGGCAGAGCGACATATCCTTGATGCCCAGCAAAAAGGCGATTTTGATAATCTCGCGGGCTGTGGTGAACCACTCGTCCTGGATGATGATTCACACATTCCGCAGGAACTACGCGCCGGGTACCGTTTACTGAAAAACGCCGGATGCCTCCCGCCGGAGCTCGAATACCGGAAAGAAGCCGTTGAGCTTGTCGATCTGCTCAGTAGCGTTCAACGCGACCATCCGCAATACAATGAGCTGCACCGTCGACTGTCATTGCTGGAATTGAAACTGCGTCAGGCTGGCCTGAGTACGGAATTCCTTCGCGGCGATTATGCAGCGAAGTTGCTGCAAAAAATTAATGAGGAATAA
- the rpoA gene encoding DNA-directed RNA polymerase subunit alpha produces MQGSVTEFLKPRLVDIEQVSSTHAKVTLEPLERGFGHTLGNALRRILLSSMPGCAVTEVEIDGVLHEYSTKEGVQEDILEILLNLKGLAVRVQGKDEVILTLSKSGIGPVTAADITHDGDVEIVKPQHVICHLTDENASINMRIKVQRGRGYVPASARIHSEEDERPIGRLLVDACYSPVERIAYNVEAARVEQRTDLDKLVIEMETNGTIDPEEAIRRAATILAEQLEAFVDLRDVRQPEVKEEKPEFDPILLRPVDDLELTVRSANCLKAEAIHYIGDLVQRTEVELLKTPNLGKKSLTEIKDVLASRGLSLGMRLENWPPASIADE; encoded by the coding sequence ATGCAGGGTTCTGTGACAGAGTTTCTAAAACCGCGCCTGGTAGATATCGAGCAAGTGAGTTCGACGCACGCCAAGGTGACCCTTGAGCCTTTAGAGCGTGGCTTTGGCCATACTCTGGGTAACGCACTGCGCCGTATTCTGCTCTCATCGATGCCGGGTTGCGCGGTGACTGAGGTTGAGATTGATGGTGTACTTCATGAGTACAGCACCAAAGAAGGCGTTCAGGAAGATATCCTTGAAATCCTGCTCAACCTGAAAGGGCTGGCGGTGAGAGTTCAGGGTAAAGATGAAGTTATTCTTACTCTGAGTAAATCTGGCATTGGCCCTGTGACCGCAGCCGACATTACCCACGACGGTGATGTCGAAATCGTCAAGCCGCAGCATGTGATCTGCCACCTGACCGATGAAAACGCATCTATCAATATGCGTATCAAAGTTCAGCGCGGTCGTGGTTATGTGCCGGCGTCTGCCCGAATTCATTCGGAAGAAGATGAGCGCCCGATCGGCCGTCTGCTGGTTGATGCGTGCTACAGCCCTGTAGAGCGAATTGCCTACAATGTTGAAGCAGCACGTGTTGAACAGCGTACCGACCTGGACAAGCTGGTCATCGAAATGGAAACCAATGGCACAATCGATCCTGAAGAGGCGATTCGTCGTGCGGCAACCATCCTGGCAGAACAACTTGAAGCTTTCGTTGACTTACGTGATGTACGTCAGCCGGAAGTTAAAGAAGAGAAACCAGAATTCGATCCGATCCTGCTGCGCCCTGTTGACGATCTGGAATTGACTGTCCGCTCTGCTAACTGCCTCAAGGCAGAAGCTATCCACTATATCGGTGATCTGGTACAGCGTACCGAGGTTGAGTTGCTGAAAACGCCGAACCTGGGTAAAAAATCTCTTACCGAGATTAAAGACGTGCTGGCCTCACGTGGTCTGTCTCTGGGCATGCGCCTGGAAAACTGGCCGCCGGCAAGCATTGCTGACGAGTAA
- the rpsK gene encoding 30S ribosomal protein S11 — protein sequence MAKAPIRARKRVRKQVSDGVAHIHASFNNTIVTITDRQGNALGWATAGGSGFRGSRKSTPFAAQVAAERCAEAVKEYGIKNLEVMVKGPGPGRESTIRALNAAGFRITNITDVTPIPHNGCRPPKKRRV from the coding sequence ATGGCAAAGGCACCAATTCGTGCACGTAAACGTGTAAGAAAACAAGTCTCTGACGGCGTGGCTCATATCCATGCTTCTTTCAACAACACCATCGTTACTATTACTGATCGTCAGGGTAACGCACTGGGTTGGGCAACAGCCGGTGGTTCCGGTTTCCGTGGTTCTCGCAAATCCACTCCGTTTGCAGCTCAGGTTGCAGCAGAGCGTTGCGCTGAAGCCGTAAAAGAATACGGCATCAAGAATCTGGAAGTTATGGTTAAGGGACCGGGTCCGGGTCGCGAATCTACTATTCGTGCTCTGAACGCCGCTGGTTTCCGCATCACTAATATTACTGATGTGACTCCGATCCCTCACAACGGTTGTCGTCCGCCGAAAAAACGTCGCGTATAA
- the rplO gene encoding 50S ribosomal protein L15, with the protein MRLNTLSPAEGSKKAGKRLGRGIGSGLGKTGGRGHKGQNSRSGGGVRRGFEGGQMPLYRRLPKFGFTSRKAMITAEIRLSDLAKVEGDVVDLNTLKAANIIGIQIEFAKVILAGEVARPVTVRGLRVTKGARAAIEAAGGKIEE; encoded by the coding sequence ATGCGTTTAAATACTCTGTCTCCGGCCGAAGGCTCCAAAAAGGCGGGTAAACGCCTGGGTCGTGGTATCGGTTCTGGCCTCGGTAAAACCGGCGGTCGTGGTCACAAAGGTCAGAATTCTCGTTCTGGCGGTGGCGTACGTCGTGGTTTCGAGGGTGGTCAGATGCCTCTGTACCGTCGTCTGCCGAAATTCGGTTTCACTTCTCGTAAAGCAATGATCACGGCAGAAATTCGTCTGTCCGATCTGGCTAAAGTAGAAGGCGACGTAGTCGACCTGAACACGTTGAAAGCGGCTAACATTATCGGTATCCAGATCGAGTTCGCGAAAGTGATCCTGGCTGGTGAAGTAGCTCGTCCGGTAACTGTGCGTGGCCTGCGTGTGACTAAAGGCGCTCGTGCTGCTATCGAAGCTGCTGGCGGTAAAATTGAGGAATAA
- the rplQ gene encoding 50S ribosomal protein L17, translating to MRHRKSGRQLNRNSSHRQAMFRNMAGSLVRHEIIKTTLPKAKELRRVVEPLITLAKTDSVANRRLAFARTRDNEIVAKLFNELGPRFASRAGGYTRILKCGFRAGDNAPMAYIELVDRAEPKAEAAAE from the coding sequence ATGCGCCATCGTAAGAGTGGTCGTCAACTGAACCGCAACAGCAGCCATCGCCAGGCCATGTTCCGTAACATGGCAGGTTCACTGGTTCGTCATGAAATCATCAAGACGACACTGCCGAAAGCGAAAGAGCTGCGTCGCGTAGTTGAGCCGCTGATTACTCTTGCCAAGACGGATAGCGTTGCTAATCGTCGTCTGGCATTCGCCCGTACTCGTGATAACGAGATCGTGGCAAAACTGTTTAACGAGCTGGGCCCGCGTTTCGCGAGCCGTGCCGGTGGTTACACTCGCATTCTGAAGTGTGGCTTCCGTGCTGGTGACAATGCTCCGATGGCTTACATCGAGCTGGTTGATCGCGCCGAGCCGAAAGCAGAAGCTGCTGCAGAGTAA